The sequence TAATCTGGTCTTCGCCCAACAGACGAGCCTTGCTCTTGCCAAAGGACATGGGGCCGCCTTTACCTCCACCAGCACCACCCTGCATCTGCCTCATAAAGAACATGAAAATCGCCAGAATCAGCAGAATAGGAAACGAGGCAACCAGTAATTGGGATAACAGGCCCGGCTGCTCGGGCTCTTTGCCTTCAACCCGCACATTATTGTTGAGCAGGTCATTCATCAGCCCGGCGTCGGGCACATTTGGCCGAACGGTTTTAAAGGTGGTGCCGTCTGAACGCTTACCTTCGATAACCAGGTCCATGATGGTCACTGATTCAATCCGACCATTCTGTACTTCCTCAACAAAACTGGAATAAGTCAAGTCGCTGTTTGGTGTGGGTTTGCTGAAATTCTGGAACACCGACATCAAGACTGCTGCAATGATCAGCCAAAGCACCAAATTTTTCGCCATATCGTTCAAAAGAACATCCTCTCTTTAGATTACCGACTCCCGGAGCCAGGTGGGCATACAACCCATTCAAATTAGTGTGAACAGGCCCTAAGACCTTTTGCGACCAGATAAATTTCTCTGGAGCGCGCCCGAGATGCATCGGGTTTGCGAATAACTGCGCTGTCAAAACGGTTGCGCGCCTCGCGCAACAATTCGTCAAAGCCCTCACCCTGAAAAATTTTCGTTACAAAATTCCCGCCCGGTGTAAGGATTTTTTCTGCCAGATCCATCGCCAGTTCCACCAGGTACATGGCGGCAGGCTGATCTACAGCCCTTATACCACTCATATTGGGGGCCATATCCGAAATTACAAGGTCCGCCTGTTCTCCATCCATGCTGGCCAGTATCTGCTCAAACACAGCATCTTCAGTAAAGTCACCTTGAATGAACTCTACATCGGCGATGGCATCCATAGGCAGTATATCCGAAGCAATCACCCGACCACTACCACCAACCTTATCCGCAACCACCTGAGACCAGCCGCCGGGTGCAGAGCCAAGGTCAACCACCGTCATACCAGGCCACAGCAGACGATCTTTTTTGTCCAGCTCCACCAGCTTGTAGCTGGCCCGGGAGCGGTAGCCGTCTGCCCGGGATTTTTGCACATAGTGATCCCTCTCGTGCTCCTGTAACCAGCGATGACTGCTTTTTGATCGACCCATTATCACTGTTCCGCTACAATGCGGCCTCATTTTATGCGATGTAATACTGCAAGGCTCCAATTGTATGACACTTTCCAACGATGAAAAAAAACATCTTCGACGTCTCGGTCACAACCTTAAACCAATTGTTACTGTTGCAGGTAACGGATTGAACGAAAATGTCATCGCCGAACTTGACCGAGCGCTGGACGACCACGAGCTGATCAAGGTGAAACTCGCCGTGGGCGACCGCAGTGCCAAGGCACAAATTATCAATGCGATCTGTGAGCAGCTCAATGCGCTGAATGTACAAACCATAGGCCACATGCTGCTGTTACTTCGTCGCGCAAAAAAACCCAATCCCAAACTATCCAATCTGTTGCGCTAGCGGCTGTCACCAAAACAGCGCTGGCAGACCGGCTACTGAATCGATAACTGCAGCCGGTTTAACAGCAGACCTTGCCGCAATGTCAGACCGGTATTTACCTGTTTTCACCAGCACACCAGCAATACCTGCCTGTTGAGCGGCTCCAATATCGTTTTCGATGTCGTCGCCCACCACAACAGCCCCTTCTTTTGCCTGCCCCAGCAGTTGTAGTGCCAGCTCGAAAAAAGCAGTACTCGGTTTGCCCACTACCGTGGCAGCAACACCAGTAACATACTCAAGAGCAGTAACAAACCCGCCAATATCCAGTTGCAACCCGGCCTCCGTTTTCCAGAAACGGTTTTTATGCATAGCCACAATGTCTGCGCCACCCATAACTTGCTGAAACAGATCATTCAACAGAGCGTAGTCCCATACCGGCCCGATATCACCTATTACCAGACAATCGGGCTCTGTCGACGAGAGCGGGATACCCGTAAAATCCTCCCTTACCGATTCATTGACCACCAGACGGCAACGCCGATATCCCTGGCTACGCAGATAACTGGCCGTAGCAACAGGAGCGGTAATAATCTGGCTCTCATTGGCAGGCAAACCCAAGGCCAGCAGTTTTTTGGCCAGCTCTCGCCGGGATCTCGTTGTAGTATTGGTAATGAAGCAGTGTGGAACACCTTTTTCCGCCAGCTGATTCAGAACGCGGGCACCACCTGCTATGAGTGTTGCGCCTTCATAAAACACACCATCCAGGTCAAAGAGCACAGCCTTTGTTTCTCGCAATCCAGACACACTTAACTCCTGAATCCTCTATTACCAGTATAGCGCCTGAAAAGGCATCAAAAAAAACGGAAGGCCTCGCCTTCCGTTTTCGATCGCTGATAGGGTCAGGTATCGTTCAAATATGCCGGACACCGTCGATTTCGTAATCCACATCACCCGCAGGCGTTTTTACAACCACTTCATCGCCAACTTCCTTGCCTATCAGTGCTCGGGCAATAGGTGACTGGTAGGAAATTTTGCCAACCTTAACATCGGCCTCATCGTCACCCACAATCTGGTAAGTGACCATGGCATCCGTTTCCAGGTTAACAATGTTGACCGTACTGCCAAAAATGACTTTATTGCTGGCCGGAATCTGGGCAATATCGATCACCTGAGCATGACTCAACTTGCCTTCGATTTCCTGAATACGCCCCTCGGCAAAACTTTGCTGTTCACGGGCCGCGTGATACTCGGCGTTTTCCTTCAGATCACCATGTTCACGGGCCTCGGCAATAGCTGCCACAATACGCGGTCGTTCAACCTTTTTCAGATGCTCGAGTTCGGCGCGCAGTTTTGCTTCGCCTTCTACTGTCATCGGGATTTTGTTCATTGTTTATACCTTGTCAGTATTTATTACCTTGTCAGCGAAGCCATCAGGCAATATTTGCATGCAGTTCCTGCAGTGAGCGCACTTTGGTATCACTACCCTCTTTCAGAGCCATACAGACAGCTTCGCCACCTGCCAGTGTCGTGGTGTAATACACACCAAACTGTTCCGCCCCGGAACGAATCGTCGCCGAATCGGCGATTGCCTGCCTGCCTTCTGTCGTATTAATGATCAGATCAATTTTTTCATTTTTGATCATATCAACAATATGTGGGCGACCTTCCTTCACCTTGTTAACGATTTCTACGGTCAGGCCCGCTTCGCTGAGAACTTTCGCGGTTCCGCGAGTGGCCACAAGATCAAAACCCAACGATGCCAGAGTGCTTGCCACAGCAGCGATGCCTTTTTTATCGGGTTCCCGCACACTGATAAAGGCTGTACCGCCGGAAGGAATTTCGTCACTCGCGCCCAACTGCGCTTTGAAATAGGCTTCGGCGAAGGTGTCAGCCACACCCATTACTTCGCCAGTGGATTTCATTTCAGGCCCTAAAATTGGGTCAATCCCGGGAAACTTGTTAAACGGGAAAACGGCTTCCTTAACGCTGTAGTACGGTGGAATAATTTCTTTGGTAAATCCCTGGTCTTGCAGTGAAATATCCGCCATGCAGCGCGCAGCTATTTTTGCCAACGAGGTGCCAATGCATTTCGATACAAAAGGCACCGTACGCGAGGCGCGCGGATTCACCTCAATCACGTAAATCTTGCCATCCTGCCAAGCCAGCTGCACATTCATCAAACCTTTCACGTTCAGCTCCACAGCCATGGCTTTTACGATATCGCGCATTTCCTGCTGCACATCTTCCGGCAGGCTGTAGGGTGGCAGCGAGCATGCTGAGTCTCCGGAATGGATCCCGGCCTGCTCAATGTGCTGCATGATGGCGCCAATCACCACCTGTTTACCGTCACTGACGGCATCGATATCCACCTCAATGGCCGAGGACAGAAAGTAGTCCAGCAACACCGGTGAATCTTCTGAAGCCTGCACTGCACTGCTCATATAACGCAACAGCTCGTTTTCCTTGTAGACAATTTCCATTGCCCGTCCACCCAGTACATAGGAGGGTCGCACGACCAGTGGATAACCTATACCCGCTGCCGCTTCGATCGCTTCTTCTGTTGAGCGAACAATCGTATTGGGGGGCTGCAGCAGGCCCAGTTTGTTAATCATTTGCTGGAAACGCTCACGATCTTCCGCACGATCGATAGCATCCGGCGTGGTACCTATAATCGGCACGCCTTCTGACTCAAGGGCGCGCGCCAGTTTGAGCGGTGTCTGACCACCAAACTGCACAATCACGCCCTTGGGTTTTTCTACGTTCACAATTTCCAGTACATCTTCCAGTGTCACTGGCTCAAAGTAGAGCCTGTCGGAAGTGTCATAATCAGTAGAAACAGTTTCCGGGTTACAGTTGACCATAATGGTTTCATAGCCATCTTCACGCATCGCCAATGCTGCATGCACGCAACAGTAGTCAAATTCGATACCCTGACCGATACGGTTAGGCCCGCCCCCCAGCACCAGTATTTTGTCTCGATCAGAAGGTTGCGCTTCGCACTCTTCCTCGTAGCTGGAGTACATATAGGCGGTGGCCGTTGAAAACTCCGCCGCACAAGTATCGACGCGCTTGAACACCGGACGAATATTCAGTTGCTGACGCTGTTGGCGCACGACATGCTCTGCAACACCCAGCAACGCGGCAAGTCGCTTATCCGAAAAGCCCTTGCGCTTCAGGCGGAACAAGCGGTCGGCAGTGATGTTATCTATTGTCGTCTCTTGCAAGCGACTCTCTTCACGAATCAGATCTTCGATCTGAACCAGATACCAGCGATCAATACCGGTAAGCTCAAATATGTCGTCTATCGTCATCCCGGCCCGGAGAGCATCACCGATATACCAAATGCGCTCCGCTCCAGGTGAACTGAGCTGCTGACGCAGCTCTGAAGCAGTTTCCTCGGCTGCCAGGTCCAGTATCGGCTCAAACCCTGCCGAACCAACTTCCAGCCCACGCAGCGCTTTTTGCAAGGATTCCTGGAAAGTGCGACCAATCGCCATCACTTCACCCACTGACTTCATCTGGGTAGTCAGCTTGGCATCAGCCTGACTGAATTTTTCAAAGGCAAACCGCGGTATTTTGGTCACCACATAGTCAATACTGGGTTCAAAAGAAGCCGGCGTAGCACCACCGGTAATTTCGTTTTGCAATTCATCCAGCGTGTAACCCACTGCCAGCTTCGCGGCAACCTTGGCAATGGGAAAACCGGTCGCTTTTGAAGCAAGAGCTGAAGAACGGGAGACTCTTGGGTTCATTTCAATAATCACCATGCGACCAGTATCGGGGTCGACCCCGAACTGCACATTGGAACCACCGGTTTCCACACCGATCTCACGCAACACCGCCAGTGAGGCGTTGCGCATAATCTGGTATTCCTTATCGGTCAATGTCTGCGCTGGCGCAACAGTAATCGAGTCGCCGGTATGAACACCCATCGGGTCAAAGTTCTCAATGGAGCAAATGATGATGCAGTTATCATTTTTATCGCGCACCACCTCCATCTCATATTCTTTCCATCCGATCAGGGATTCATCAATCAGCAGTTCGTTGGTTGGCGAAAGGTCGAGACCTCGCTTGCAGATTTCTTCAAATTCTTCTCGGTTATAGGCAATACCACCACCGGAGCCACCCATAGTGAATGACGGACGGATAATACAGGGAAAACCAAACCTGTCCGGCACCTGCATGGCTTCTTCGAGGCTGTGCACGATAGTGGCACGCGGCGTATCAAGGCCAATGGACTTCATTGCCTTATCAAACTTTTCACGGTCTTCGGCTTTATCGATTGCCTCTTTGTCGGCACCAATCATATCCACGCCAAATTTGTCCAGCACACCCTCTCTTGCCAGATCCAGCGCACAGTTCAGTGCTGTTTGCCCACCCATGGTAGGCAGCAGTGCATCGGGACGCTCTTTTTCAATAATTTTGGCAACGGTACGCCACTCCACAGGCTCGATGTAGGTGGCATCGGCCATTGTCGGATCCGTCATAATGGTGGCGGGATTGGAGTTCACCAGCACCACTCGGTAACCTTCTTCGCGCAAGGCTTTGCAGGCCTGGGCACCAGAGTAATCAAACTCACAGGCCTGGCCAATGACAATCGGGCCTGCCCCAAGAATCAGGATACTTTTAATATCAGTACGTTTTGGCATAGGTGGGGTTCTTTATCCCTTCAGTTGGCCGAAGCCATCAATTCAATAAAATGGTCAAATAACGGGGCTGCGTCGTGCGGCCCTGGGCTCGCTTCAGGATGCCCCTGAAAGCTGAACGCAGGTTTATCAGTACGATGAATACCCTGTAATGAACCGTCAAACAATGACCGGTGGGTAGTCCGCAGATTTTCAGGCAGCGTTTTTTCATCTACAGCAAAACCGTGATTCTGGCTGGTAATCAGGACAACACCGGTATCAAGGCTCTGAACAGGGTGATTGGCTCCGTGGTGACCAAACTTCATCTTCACCGTTTTGGCTCCGGAAGCCAGTGCAAGCAACTGGTGGCCAAGGCAAATACCGAACACCGGAATGCCCGTCTCAAGGATCTGCTGTATGGCTTCGATTGCATAATCGCAGGGTTCTGGATCGCCGGGGCCGTTCGACAAAAACACACCATCCGGGTTCATGGCCAGTACGTCACTGGCTGGTGTCTGCGCAGGCACGACCATTAGCTCGCAGCCACGATCTACCAGCATTCTCAGAATGTTGCGCTTGGCACCAAAATCATAGGCCACGACTTTATAAGGCTTTTCAGCTGGCATGGTAAACCCCTTGCCAAGCTCCCAGCTGCCCTCAACCCAGGGATATGGCTGTTCCGCAGTCACCTCCTTGGCCAGATCCATTCCTTTTAGTCCACCAAATGATTTAGCCACCTCAACAGCTTTGCTTTCATCGAGCTGTTCGTCAACCGAAGATCCCGCCATCAAGCAACCACTCTGGGCGCCTTTCTCACGCAAAATCCGGGTTAATTTGCGGGTATCAATCTCGGCAATGCCAAGAATATCGCGGGACTTGAGGTACTCATCCAGGGATTGTTCGCTGCGAAAATTACTGACCAGCATTGGCAGATCCCGAATGACCAGCCCTGCAGCCCATATACGATCAGACTCTTCATCTTCGCTGTTCACCCCGACATTGCCTATATGAGGGTAAGTCAAGGTCACAATCTGACGAGCGTAAGACGGATCAGTCAAAATTTCCTGATAACCGGTCAACGCTGTATTGAATACCACTTCACCACTGGAAACGCCGCTGGCACCAACAGCAATGCCCCTGAAAATTGTGCCATCCTCAAGCGCAAGAACAGCTGGCCGATGGGTATCGGTACTCAATGCAACCTCCTCATTAGTGGGCATGAAATCCGGAAAGCTGGTCCGGAACAGCTGGAAAACCAGTTTAGAAAGGCTCAGGTTGCAAAAAAGCGAGATGAAAACAACTGCTTCACCTCGCTTTTATCGAATACTTTCGAACGCTTTTGCCTTGCTTTTTAGCCTCGGAAAACCGGTGTTTCTAACCAGCAGAAACTAAAAAAGCATTCTATTGCAAAGCACTTTTGCTGTCCACCCAATTATGAGTAAAGGACGATAAAAAACCATTGCATCGCCCTCACACACCTGCCACCAAAATCAAACAAATCAGAATTTGTGTGAGCAACCCTGCCGTACCAGCAGGCCTTAATTGAGACCCAACACATCCTGCATGCTGAAAAGACCCTTTTTCCTATCTGCCAGCCAGCCAGCAGCGCGAACGGCACCTCTTGCAAAAGACATGCGACTGGAAGCCTTATGGGTAATCTCCACCCTCTCGCCTTCAGCAGCAAAAGTTACTGTGTGGTCGCCAACAATGTCTCCAGCGCGCACGGTCGCAAAGCCAATGGTTTTACTGTCCCGAGCGCCCGTCTGTCCTTCGCGGCCATAAACGGCCACTTCTTTCAAATTGCGACCCAGCGTATCTGCGACCACTTCACCCATGCTCAATGCCGTTCCCGAAGGCGCATCCACTTTATGCCTGTGGTGGGCTTCATAAATTTCGATATCCGAATCTTCACCCAGAACCCGGGCAGCCAGCTCCAGCAATTTGAAACAAAGGTTCACACCGGTACTAAAGTTCGACGCCATACACAGCGCAGTCGTATTGGCAGCGGCCAGCACCAGGGCTTTTTGCTCATCGGTAAACCCGGTAGTACCTACCACCATTTTTTTGCCATTGGCCGCGCAGATAGCCGCATTAACAACCGTAGCTGCGGGCGAAGTGAAATCGATCAGCACGTCAAAATCATCGACCACCAGGTTCAGATCACCCACAACAACAACCCCGTTTTTACCCACGCCTGCCAACTCCCCGGCATCGGCACCTATCAGGGTGCTTTCCGGCCGTTCAATGGCAGCCGCCAACTGTGTAGCCGGATTATTGGTAACCGCTTCGATCAGGGTCTTTCCCATACGACCAGCTGCACCGGTAATAGCCACTTTTATCATTCTGAATCCTTGTATTGTCTCAACACATGCTTCGAGTCGCCTGTTCCGAGCAGTCTCACCCGGAAGAACAGCTATTCGTCGATGATGAAATCAACCCATTGCCATAGACTGCAGGTTACGCAGTAAATCCATCAAAGAACTTTTTCACGCCTTCAAACCAGGATGAACTGCGCGGCGAGTGCTTGACTTCACCCAGACCGGATTGTAACTGACGGAGCAGATCTTTTTGCTCTGAATTCAGGTTAACGGGTGTTTCTACAATCACACGACACAGCAAATCACCAGCACCGCCACCGCGAACCGAAGTCACACCTTTGCCACGCAGCCGGAACAATCGCCCTGTTTGCGTTTCTTCCGGAATTTTCAGTTTCACACGCCCATCCAGGGTCGGCACTTCAAGCTCACCCCCCAGCGCGGCATCAACAATGCTGATGGGTACTTCGCAGTATAAATTGCGCCCATCTCGCTCAAAAATGGAATGTTCCCGCACTCGCACCTGTACATAAAGATCGCCTGAAGGACCACCCTCCGGTCCGGCCTCACCCTCACCGCCAAGACGAATTCGATCGCCATTATCAACGCCGGCAGGCACTTTTACCGACAGGGTCTTCTTATCCTTCACACGCCCCTGACCATAACAACTGCCACAGGGATCATCAATAACACGTCCTCGCCCATGACACTTTGGACAGGTTTGCTGCACCGAAAAGAAACCTTGAGACATACGCACCTGACCGGCACCCTGACAGGTGCCACAGGTAGAGGCAGAGGTTCCCTCTTTGGCACCGGAACCATCACAGGTTTTACAGCTGACCAGCGTGGGAATATCTATTTTCACCGTTGTTCCGCGAACAGCGTCTTCCAGACTCAACTCAAGATCGTAACGCAGGTCCGAGCCGCGCACTGGCCCACCTCGACCACGGCCACCGCGACCGCCAAAGATGTCGCCAAAAACGTCACCAAAAACATCGCCGAAATCACCAAAACCTCCAGCACCGCCACCCCCAAACCCACTTTGAGGGTCAACGCCAGCGTGACCGTACTGATCATAGGCTGCGCGCTTTTCTTTATCCGAAAGCACTTCGTAGGCTTCGGTGGCCTCTTTGAATTTTTCATCGGACTTGGGGTCATCCGAATTCCGATCAGGGTGGTATTTCATGGCAATACGGCGGTAAGCCTTCTTCAGTTCCTGCTCGGAAGCGCCTTTGGCAATACCCAATATGTCGTAATAATCACGTTTGGACATGGACAACGATTTCTCTTGTTGAATAACTCAAAGGCCAGACTTCTAATTAACTATACTCAATTAATTAAAAGACCAGCCCTTGAACGCTGCAATCACGGCTTGCAGGATATACCTCAAGCCGATAATTGCAGCTGTAAGTTGAATAAAAAGCGTTTATTACTTTTTATCATCTTCCTTTACTTCTTCGAACTCGGCATCAACAGCATCATCCGGACTGGAACTCTCTGCAGCGCCAGCCTCCGGCTGCGCTTGTGCTGCCTGCTCTTCATACATCTTCTGAGCCAAACCTGCGGAAGCCTCCGAAAGTTTCTGGGCAGCCGCATCCATGGCTTCCTTGTCGTCACCCTTAACCGCGGCTTCCACCTCAGCGATAGCGGCTTCAATAGCAGACTTCTCTTCATCAGAGGCTTTATCACCAGCTTCTTCAAGGGTTTTCCTGGCTGCGTGAGCGAGCCCATCAGCTGCATTGCGAGCCTGAACCAACTCTTCAAACTTCTTGTCTTCCGCCGCATTGGCTTCAGCATCTTTAACCATGTTCTCAATTTCGTCGTCCGACAAACCGGAAGAAGCCTTGATCACAATCGACTGCTCTTTGCCCGTGGCCTTGTCTTTCGCACCCACATGCAGAATGCCATTGGCATCGATGTCAAATGTCACCTCAATTTGAGGCATGCCGCGAGGCGCCGGAGGAATATCAGCAAGATCAAAACGACCCAATGACTTGTTGCCAGTCGCCTGCTTACGTTCACCCTGAACCACATGAATCGTTACTGCAGTTTGATTATCTTCGGCTGTTGAGAAGATCTGCGATTTCTTGGTTGGAATCGTGGTGTTCTTCTCGATTAATGGTGTTGCAACACCACCCATGGTTTCAATGCCCAATGTCAGCGGCGTCACATCCAGCAGCAGCACATCTTTAACATCACCAGCAAGCACGGCACCCTGAATGGAAGCACCCATGGCAACGGCCTCATCGGGGTTCACATCCTTGCGCGGCTCCTTGCCAAAGAATTCTGTTACTTTTGCCTGTACCAGAGGCATGCGGGTCTGACCACCGACCAAAATTACGTCGTCAATATCGGACGCTGACTTACCGGCATCTTTCAGAGCCACCTTGAGCGGCTCAATGGAGCGATTAACCAGTTCTTCAACCAGCGACTCCAGCTTGGCACGCGTCAGCTTCACCACCAAGTGCTTGGGGCCCGAAGCGTCTGCGGTAATGTAAGGCAAATTGACTTCCGTCTGCTGACTGGAAGACAACTCGATCTTGGCTTTTTCTGCTGCCTCTTTCAGGCGTTGCAGGGCCATGGGATCTTTGTGCAGATCAATACCATTCTCTTTCTTGAATTCATTCGCAAGATAATCAATCAAACGCAGATCAAAATCCTCACCACCCAGGAAGGTATCACCATTGGTAGACAACACTTCAAACTGGTGTTCGCCATCAACGTCCGCAATTTCGATAATGGAGATATCAAAGGTACCACCACCCAGGTCATAAACCGCAATCACGCGGTCACCCGGTGTTTTGTCCATACCATAAGCCAGTGCCGCAGCCGTTGGCTCGTTGATAATACGTTTGACATCCAGTCCGGCAATTTTACCGGCATCTTTGGTGGCCTGGCGCTGCGAATCATTAAAGTAAGCCGGTACGGTGACAACAGCTTCCGTTACAGCCTCTCCGAGATAGTCCTCAGCCGTCTTTTTCATTTTTTTCAGCACTTCAGCTGAAATCTGAGGTGCGGCCTTCTGCTCGCCCTTCACTTCAACCCATGCATCACCGTTATCGGCCTTGACGATTTTGTAAGGCACCATTTTGATGTCTTTCTGCACCACATCATCATCAAACCGGCGGCCAATCAATCGCTTGACGGCAAACAGCGTGTTCTCCGGATTGGTAACCGCCTGCCGCTTTGCAGACTGTCCTACCAGAATTTCATTGTCATCCGTAAATGCAACAATGGATGGTGTCGTGCGGCCTCCTTCGGCATTTTCAATCACTTTTGGCTTACCGCCTTCAAGTATCGCCACACAGGAGTTGGTAGTACCCAGGTCAATCCCGATTATCTTGCCCATGATTTAGTCTCTCAATCTTTCTGTTAACTGTAAAAACCTGACTGGCATGTCCAGATCAAGTGTCTATGGTTGCTATATTGGCCCGTATTTATTAATTTCAACCCTTGGCGACTACTACCATCGCAGGACGCACCAAGCGACCGTGCAAGGTATACCCTTTCTGGAAAACTTCTATCACCGTATTGGGCTCTACATCAGGGTTTGGCACAATGCTCATCGCCTGATGTAACTGCGGATCAAAGGGCTCACCCTGTGGGTCAATCGCTGCCACTTTGAAACGCACCAGCACATCCTGAAAACTCTTCAGCGTCAGCTGCACACCCTCGGCTATGGCCGAATGATCTCCCGAATCGCCATCAATCGCAGCGATAGACCGTTCAAGGTTGTCCACAACGGGCAATAATTCACTAACAAGTTTCTCCATCCCGTATTTGTGAGCATTCTCTATATCCCGCTCTACCCGGCGATGCAGATTCTGCATCTCGGCCTGGGTACGCAGGACCTGCTCACGCGCAGTATCCAGCTCTGCTTGCAGCACCGCCAGATCAGCTTCCGCTTCAGCAGTGAGTTCAACAATATCTGCATCGTCTCCGCTACCCTTCGACTGTTGACGCATTTCTTCAGCACCTTGCTCTTCCGGCAATTCCGAATTCTGTTTATTTTCGTCTGACACCTGTAGCCTCCACCTGTGTTGTCTTCAACCGCTATATTGGGTCGCCCAGCCACCTTTCAAGGGCCGTGTATTTCAATCAATCGAATACAGGGAGCATTTTCAGGCACACAAAATCTGTATAACATAAGCCTCTTGAAATCACTCAGGCCGCCACAAGCCGTGCTCACTGCCATTACCATTAAAAACTTTACACTGGTCGAACAGCTGGAAATCGATTTTTGCCAGGGTATGACGGCAATCACTGGCGAAACCGGCGCAGGAAAATCACTGGTGCTTGGCGCTCTCAGCATGGCTCTGGGTGATCGGGCAGACACCGACCGTATCCGACGAGGCGCGGAAAGAGCTGAGGTGTCAGCACTCTTTGATATCAGCTCAATAACACCGGCCAGCCAATGGCTTATCGATCAGGACTTTGAAAACACTGGCAGCGAATGCCTGCTTCGTCGCATCATCACCAGAGAAGGTCGCTCTCGCGGCTCCATCAACGGCCAGCCTGCAACCATGGCGCAATTGCGAGAGCTGGGAGAAATGCTGATTGATATTCACAATCAGCACGAACACCAATCACTGCTACGCAGGGATACCCATCGCGCCATACTGGATAACTATGCCGACACAGCAATCCTGGCAAATGAAGTAAAACAGCTTTACCAGAGCTGGCGCTCCCTTTCCAACCATCTGACCCGGCTTGAAAA is a genomic window of Pseudomonadales bacterium containing:
- the dnaK gene encoding molecular chaperone DnaK, giving the protein MGKIIGIDLGTTNSCVAILEGGKPKVIENAEGGRTTPSIVAFTDDNEILVGQSAKRQAVTNPENTLFAVKRLIGRRFDDDVVQKDIKMVPYKIVKADNGDAWVEVKGEQKAAPQISAEVLKKMKKTAEDYLGEAVTEAVVTVPAYFNDSQRQATKDAGKIAGLDVKRIINEPTAAALAYGMDKTPGDRVIAVYDLGGGTFDISIIEIADVDGEHQFEVLSTNGDTFLGGEDFDLRLIDYLANEFKKENGIDLHKDPMALQRLKEAAEKAKIELSSSQQTEVNLPYITADASGPKHLVVKLTRAKLESLVEELVNRSIEPLKVALKDAGKSASDIDDVILVGGQTRMPLVQAKVTEFFGKEPRKDVNPDEAVAMGASIQGAVLAGDVKDVLLLDVTPLTLGIETMGGVATPLIEKNTTIPTKKSQIFSTAEDNQTAVTIHVVQGERKQATGNKSLGRFDLADIPPAPRGMPQIEVTFDIDANGILHVGAKDKATGKEQSIVIKASSGLSDDEIENMVKDAEANAAEDKKFEELVQARNAADGLAHAARKTLEEAGDKASDEEKSAIEAAIAEVEAAVKGDDKEAMDAAAQKLSEASAGLAQKMYEEQAAQAQPEAGAAESSSPDDAVDAEFEEVKEDDKK
- the dapB gene encoding 4-hydroxy-tetrahydrodipicolinate reductase translates to MIKVAITGAAGRMGKTLIEAVTNNPATQLAAAIERPESTLIGADAGELAGVGKNGVVVVGDLNLVVDDFDVLIDFTSPAATVVNAAICAANGKKMVVGTTGFTDEQKALVLAAANTTALCMASNFSTGVNLCFKLLELAARVLGEDSDIEIYEAHHRHKVDAPSGTALSMGEVVADTLGRNLKEVAVYGREGQTGARDSKTIGFATVRAGDIVGDHTVTFAAEGERVEITHKASSRMSFARGAVRAAGWLADRKKGLFSMQDVLGLN
- the dnaJ gene encoding molecular chaperone DnaJ, with the protein product MSKRDYYDILGIAKGASEQELKKAYRRIAMKYHPDRNSDDPKSDEKFKEATEAYEVLSDKEKRAAYDQYGHAGVDPQSGFGGGGAGGFGDFGDVFGDVFGDIFGGRGGRGRGGPVRGSDLRYDLELSLEDAVRGTTVKIDIPTLVSCKTCDGSGAKEGTSASTCGTCQGAGQVRMSQGFFSVQQTCPKCHGRGRVIDDPCGSCYGQGRVKDKKTLSVKVPAGVDNGDRIRLGGEGEAGPEGGPSGDLYVQVRVREHSIFERDGRNLYCEVPISIVDAALGGELEVPTLDGRVKLKIPEETQTGRLFRLRGKGVTSVRGGGAGDLLCRVIVETPVNLNSEQKDLLRQLQSGLGEVKHSPRSSSWFEGVKKFFDGFTA
- the grpE gene encoding nucleotide exchange factor GrpE, which produces MRQQSKGSGDDADIVELTAEAEADLAVLQAELDTAREQVLRTQAEMQNLHRRVERDIENAHKYGMEKLVSELLPVVDNLERSIAAIDGDSGDHSAIAEGVQLTLKSFQDVLVRFKVAAIDPQGEPFDPQLHQAMSIVPNPDVEPNTVIEVFQKGYTLHGRLVRPAMVVVAKG